TGCTGAAAAAAAATCTGGATGAACCGGCTCTGCCGCTTTTTCCTGAAACGGAAAAGAGCCTGATCGAAGCCAGAAAGAACCTGCTCAAAACGCCGGACGATCCGGTGTCGATTTTTATTGTGATCCGCTCCGCCCAAAAAGCCGGGCATTCTGACGAGATATTGGAGCAACTCCTGCCATTGATGGAAAGGCCGGGAATACCGCGCTACTTCTCTTATTTCATCAGCCAGGCTTATGCGATGAAGGAAGACTGGCAAAAGGCGTACGATTATCTGAACCGCTACCGTAATTTCAAGCCCGCGCCCAACCCGGAGCCCGTGACCCCCGCTGAAATGAAGGGGAGTTAATCCAAATTTCCCACACTTCGTTGGAAATTTGGATTGTGGAATCCCAGCATCCAACATCAGCGCTGAAGATTGGCGAGCTTGCAGGCTGTATCTTCCGACACTCTGTTCGTCTCTGTTGTCATCTTGTTCTCCGCATCCTGTGTCGCGCATCGAATCCCAAGGGGATTTTTAGTTTTCCAGATAATGAAACCGCACCGGCTTTTGAACGTCCGGATGCAGGCTGTGATGCACCGGGCATGAGAGGGCGGCTGTCTCCAGAGGCTTGCAATCCGGATGGGTTGAAGGCAGCGGAACCCAAATCTCCACGCTCAACCGCGCAATCCGCCGCGGCGTGTCGGTGGACATTTCCTTGCCCGCTTCAAGCCGCATTCCCCTCAAGTCGATTCCATGCCGCTCCGCATAAATGCCCATCACTGTCGCCATGCATGTGGCCAGGGCCGTAGCCACAAGGTCGGTGGGCGAAAAGGACTCGCCGCGTCCGTGGTTGTCCACCGGAGCGTCTGTTTCCAAGGTCCGTCCGGAGGGTTCATGCTTTGCCTCGCAACGGAGTTGCCCTTGATATTCGACCGTTATTTTAACCATAAATGATCCTATTGTTGTGTGAATTCAAACTGACCCACTACCTCATTATTCACAAGCTTGCAGGTTGTGGAATAAGCAGGTTAAATTTCCAAAATGGCAAAAGCAAGCAAGGTGCTGATCACCGGCCTTGGCTGTATCACTCCCTTGGGAAACAGCCTTGAAGAGACCTGGACAGCCCTGCAAAAGCCCCACCTTTCCAAGTCAACAAAAGTCCGGTCGTTCGATTTCAATTCCAGACTCTACGACCGCAAGGCCCTGAAAGTCATGGATCGCCGCACCCGGCTCGCTCTTGCCGCCGCGTTTGAAGCTGCAGACGTCTCAGGGTTGGACTGTTCCGAAGCATCCTCCCGGCGCGGTATTTCACTGGGAATCGGTTTCCCGGATCCCGGCCTTGAAGACATCTCAGCCGCGCTACAGGACAAACCGGAGCGCTCGCCTGCTGGCCGCCTGTTGGACAATCTGAATCCGCTCTGGTTGCTCAACCATTTGCCGAATATTCCCGCCTCCCACCTGGCGATTCAATTCAAGGCAAGCGGCCCTTCCTGCACCACTTCCTGCGG
This genomic window from Candidatus Methylacidiphilales bacterium contains:
- a CDS encoding OsmC family protein; translation: MVKITVEYQGQLRCEAKHEPSGRTLETDAPVDNHGRGESFSPTDLVATALATCMATVMGIYAERHGIDLRGMRLEAGKEMSTDTPRRIARLSVEIWVPLPSTHPDCKPLETAALSCPVHHSLHPDVQKPVRFHYLEN
- a CDS encoding beta-ketoacyl synthase N-terminal-like domain-containing protein, with product MAKASKVLITGLGCITPLGNSLEETWTALQKPHLSKSTKVRSFDFNSRLYDRKALKVMDRRTRLALAAAFEAADVSGLDCSEASSRRGISLGIGFPDPGLEDISAALQDKPERSPAGRLLDNLNPLWLLNHLPNIPASHLAIQFKASGPSCTTSCGRQALQYAADVIAGGEADCMICGASDSSISPLYIACDSEMNSGCAASSPCEGAAILVLESESHAMRRNAKILVEIATETQDSAPGRLSELYLAYQEHAGNPLSAASSIFCALAIKALSQDRQLPGIPKFPLCWLEPAPLFHEFA